One genomic region from Halorussus rarus encodes:
- a CDS encoding PD-(D/E)XK nuclease family protein: MNIRSVRAKHDSLFEQLATSEGSSLAPSRIAGQFYCEKKVDLTREHGDIETPAKTRGSKTHEKAAEDSEEVSDEEFWNALETGDRQVIVESPFVGEAADFLIGGIPDAVLFESQKPQLIFERKTTSRPDHLYKNQSIQAWLYGFILDSLGFETDDLKIAILSHEQSLAPETGKELQQSVIASYNKWEFGDQKLTESPKSVLHLSEFSKVEYLEDLNWALGYWRDEREPIPTKKAGKCRACEYNNVCPDSRA; the protein is encoded by the coding sequence ACAACTAGCGACATCTGAGGGCTCTTCACTCGCACCAAGCCGGATTGCTGGCCAATTTTATTGCGAAAAGAAGGTTGACCTCACACGCGAACACGGAGATATAGAAACCCCAGCAAAGACACGGGGCAGTAAGACTCACGAAAAGGCGGCAGAGGATTCCGAGGAGGTTTCTGACGAAGAGTTCTGGAACGCACTAGAGACTGGCGATCGACAAGTAATCGTGGAGAGTCCATTCGTTGGTGAGGCAGCCGACTTCCTCATCGGTGGAATTCCGGACGCCGTGCTCTTCGAGAGCCAGAAGCCACAGCTGATCTTTGAGCGAAAGACAACATCGAGACCAGATCACCTGTACAAGAATCAGAGTATCCAAGCGTGGCTTTACGGATTCATCCTCGATAGTTTGGGATTCGAGACAGACGATCTGAAGATTGCTATCCTCAGTCACGAACAATCACTTGCGCCCGAAACTGGCAAGGAACTCCAACAGTCGGTTATCGCCAGCTACAACAAATGGGAGTTCGGAGACCAGAAGCTGACTGAGTCACCGAAATCTGTTCTTCATCTCTCCGAGTTTTCGAAGGTAGAGTACCTGGAAGATCTTAATTGGGCTCTCGGCTACTGGCGGGACGAACGTGAACCGATACCGACTAAGAAGGCTGGAAAGTGCCGTGCGTGCGAGTATAATAACGTTTGCCCGGACTCTCGGGCTTGA
- a CDS encoding TIGR00725 family protein yields MRVSVIGGSTVTDEQASDAEAVGRLLAERGHTVVCGGLGGVMAAACRGASEAGGRTIGILPGEDLAAANPHVDTAIATGLGHARNALVVMNGNAVVAVDGGVGTLSEVGFAGVYDRPVAGLDTHDAPGVEPVDSPRAAVEYVESATE; encoded by the coding sequence ATGCGAGTCAGCGTCATCGGCGGCAGCACCGTCACCGACGAGCAGGCCTCGGACGCCGAGGCGGTAGGGCGGCTCCTCGCGGAGCGGGGCCACACAGTCGTCTGCGGCGGCCTCGGCGGCGTCATGGCGGCGGCGTGCCGCGGCGCGAGCGAGGCCGGCGGGCGGACCATCGGCATCCTCCCCGGCGAGGACCTCGCCGCGGCCAACCCCCACGTCGACACCGCTATCGCCACCGGACTGGGCCACGCCAGGAACGCGCTCGTGGTGATGAACGGCAACGCGGTCGTCGCGGTCGACGGCGGGGTCGGCACGCTCTCGGAGGTCGGCTTCGCGGGCGTGTACGACCGGCCCGTCGCCGGCCTCGACACCCACGACGCGCCGGGGGTCGAACCGGTCGACTCGCCTCGCGCGGCAGTAGAGTACGTCGAGTCGGCCACTGAATAG
- a CDS encoding DoxX family protein yields MSDREVALRSTVAGFTAAGKLHTLSVWFILALRLMMGLAFLQSGLDKVLSGEFSASGYLLNAPTANGSPVADLFVSMGNTPWFVAFVDIAVPWGEILIGLGLLVGALTRLAAFFGAFMMLLFYLGNWDIAHGYINGDFAYMLVFLSVAAFGAGRILGLDSYIERYGVGGRPLVERYPWTRYLLG; encoded by the coding sequence ATGTCAGATCGAGAAGTGGCACTTCGAAGCACGGTCGCGGGGTTCACGGCGGCGGGCAAACTTCACACGCTCAGCGTGTGGTTCATCCTCGCGCTTCGGCTCATGATGGGGCTGGCGTTCCTCCAGAGCGGTCTCGACAAGGTGCTGTCGGGCGAGTTCTCCGCCAGCGGCTACCTGTTGAACGCGCCGACCGCGAACGGGAGCCCCGTCGCCGACCTCTTCGTCTCGATGGGGAACACCCCGTGGTTCGTGGCCTTCGTCGACATTGCCGTGCCATGGGGCGAGATTCTCATCGGCCTCGGACTGCTCGTGGGCGCGCTGACTCGCCTCGCGGCGTTCTTCGGCGCGTTCATGATGTTGCTGTTCTATCTCGGCAACTGGGACATCGCCCACGGCTACATCAACGGCGACTTCGCGTACATGCTGGTGTTCCTCTCGGTCGCCGCCTTCGGCGCCGGCCGGATTCTCGGGCTGGACTCGTACATCGAGCGGTACGGGGTCGGCGGGCGACCGCTCGTCGAGCGCTATCCGTGGACCCGGTACCTCCTCGGGTGA
- the trmY gene encoding tRNA (pseudouridine(54)-N(1))-methyltransferase TrmY — MRQFIVLGHDAPTTPDFSLDDLAGGAGRLDVLCRCVNSAFFLSHAIREDVRVHLVLADEVTVRFKGSELRRLNPDERSTAALIRNALDAKDEAIGHMETESSPGVHLSKRGFEPVLEEAARDGTVIQLHEDGAPVVDVKPPEDPVFVLSDHHDFADGEADLLAAAADERVRLGPELLHADHAITVAHNFLDTEGFAEY, encoded by the coding sequence ATGCGCCAGTTCATCGTCCTGGGCCACGACGCCCCGACGACCCCCGACTTCTCGCTGGACGACCTCGCGGGCGGTGCGGGCCGCCTCGACGTGCTCTGTCGGTGCGTCAACTCCGCATTCTTCCTCTCGCACGCCATCCGGGAGGACGTGCGGGTCCACCTCGTGCTGGCCGACGAGGTGACCGTCCGCTTCAAAGGGTCGGAGCTCCGGCGGCTCAATCCCGACGAGCGCAGCACAGCCGCCCTCATCCGCAACGCGCTCGACGCGAAGGACGAGGCCATCGGCCACATGGAGACCGAGAGCTCGCCGGGCGTCCACCTCTCGAAGCGCGGGTTCGAGCCGGTCCTGGAGGAGGCAGCCCGCGACGGGACCGTAATCCAGCTCCACGAGGACGGCGCCCCCGTGGTCGACGTCAAACCGCCAGAGGATCCGGTCTTCGTGCTCTCGGACCACCACGACTTCGCGGACGGGGAGGCGGACCTGCTCGCGGCGGCCGCCGACGAGCGCGTGCGGCTGGGCCCGGAGTTGCTCCACGCCGACCACGCCATCACGGTCGCGCACAACTTCCTCGACACCGAGGGGTTCGCGGAGTACTAG
- a CDS encoding tubulin/FtsZ family protein, giving the protein MKLAMIGFGQAGGKIVDKFVEYDRETGSDVVRSAIAVNTAKADLAGLEHVPERNRVLIGQARVKGHGVGADNELGAEIAEADIDEIQGAVDQVPVHEIDAFLVVAGMGGGTGSGGAPVLASHLKRIYTEPVYGLGILPAEDEGGIYTLNAARSFKTFVDEVDNLLVFDNDAWRETGESVRGGYDRINEEIVRRFGVLFSAGEVQQGEDVAESVVDSSEIINTLSCGGVSTIGYATEQVDAAGGGLLGRFSDEELDATETTNRITSLIRKAALGRLTLPCEVRSTDRSLVVVGGPKDHLNRKGIERGRKWLENETASMEVRGGDYPMAGTDRVAAVTLLSGVTDVPRIKDLQGVAVETQDNLEAIEEESDQNLESLIRDDGDELEALF; this is encoded by the coding sequence ATGAAGCTCGCAATGATCGGCTTCGGACAGGCCGGCGGGAAGATCGTGGACAAGTTCGTGGAGTACGACCGGGAGACGGGCAGTGACGTCGTCCGGTCGGCCATCGCAGTCAACACCGCGAAGGCGGACCTCGCGGGGCTCGAGCACGTCCCCGAGCGAAACCGGGTGCTCATCGGCCAGGCCCGCGTGAAGGGCCACGGCGTGGGCGCCGACAACGAGCTCGGCGCGGAGATCGCCGAGGCGGACATCGACGAGATCCAGGGCGCGGTCGACCAGGTACCGGTCCACGAGATCGACGCGTTCCTCGTGGTCGCGGGGATGGGCGGCGGCACCGGGTCAGGCGGCGCGCCCGTGCTGGCCAGTCACCTCAAGCGCATCTACACCGAACCCGTCTACGGGCTCGGCATCCTGCCCGCCGAGGACGAGGGCGGCATCTACACGCTGAACGCCGCCCGGTCGTTCAAGACGTTCGTCGACGAGGTCGACAACCTCCTCGTGTTCGACAACGACGCGTGGCGCGAGACCGGCGAGTCGGTCCGGGGCGGCTACGACCGCATCAACGAGGAGATCGTCCGACGGTTCGGCGTGCTGTTCTCGGCCGGCGAGGTCCAGCAGGGCGAGGACGTCGCCGAGAGCGTGGTCGACTCCAGCGAGATCATCAACACGCTCTCGTGCGGCGGCGTTTCGACCATCGGGTACGCGACCGAACAGGTCGACGCCGCGGGCGGCGGGCTGCTCGGCCGGTTCTCCGACGAGGAACTCGACGCCACCGAGACCACGAACCGCATCACGAGCCTGATCCGGAAGGCCGCGCTCGGCCGGCTCACCCTGCCCTGCGAGGTCCGGAGCACCGACCGGTCGCTGGTGGTCGTCGGCGGCCCGAAGGACCACCTCAACCGGAAAGGGATCGAGCGCGGCCGGAAGTGGCTCGAGAACGAGACCGCGAGCATGGAGGTCCGGGGCGGCGACTACCCGATGGCCGGCACAGACCGCGTCGCGGCGGTGACGCTGCTGTCGGGAGTCACCGACGTCCCGCGCATCAAGGACCTCCAGGGCGTCGCGGTCGAGACCCAGGACAACCTCGAGGCCATCGAGGAGGAAAGCGACCAGAACCTCGAGAGCCTCATCCGGGACGACGGCGACGAACTGGAGGCGCTGTTCTGA
- a CDS encoding HVO_A0556 family zinc finger protein: MQSVSSEVDPDALLAPLVGDGCAWCATGTLARDSFKGDDAVVCESCGTPAARVW; this comes from the coding sequence ATGCAATCCGTATCCTCAGAGGTCGACCCCGACGCCCTCCTCGCGCCGCTCGTCGGCGACGGCTGCGCGTGGTGCGCGACCGGCACGCTGGCGCGCGACTCGTTCAAGGGCGACGACGCGGTGGTCTGCGAGAGTTGCGGCACGCCGGCCGCCCGCGTCTGGTGA
- a CDS encoding DUF7526 family protein: protein MTETLRAEVLHVVAPEELDEYDLDEELRTLAESRYVLVCRKGGAPSWVERVRAFLTRRPIEPATLVTETAAGEGREVTATVEETGIPGVYETVELE from the coding sequence ATGACCGAGACGCTGCGGGCCGAGGTGCTCCACGTCGTCGCGCCGGAGGAACTGGACGAGTACGACCTCGACGAGGAGCTGCGAACGCTGGCGGAGTCGCGGTACGTCCTGGTCTGCCGGAAGGGCGGCGCCCCGTCGTGGGTCGAGCGCGTGCGGGCGTTCCTGACGCGCCGGCCCATCGAGCCCGCGACGCTCGTCACCGAGACGGCCGCCGGGGAGGGACGGGAGGTGACCGCGACGGTCGAGGAGACGGGAATCCCCGGCGTGTACGAGACGGTCGAGCTGGAGTGA
- a CDS encoding MFS transporter, protein MVAPLQGDGRGWALVAIALGWLLILGTRITIPVLLPGIKATFRIDNATAGVTVTVIWAVYGLSQFPAGLLSDRVGDRTVLVASLAVMTVSIVALAAAPLFAVFLVTAALVGVGNGLFGPTRGTLLSSLYPDNDSTAIGVTLAVGSLGAAALPVVAGAATTRFGWRATIAGAAPLLLATTVLAWRVVPSTTPADAAGASVRGRLRGLGSAVGSRSVLLGVGGKTVRVFVYQGLTAFLPTYLITVKGLDGVTASALFSLLFVSGAVAQVAGGRAVTRFGNRTVLVALAGVGVPPLLALPYVSGPLPIAAVVALAGVQLGIAPVTNTYIINALPPEDRNGAWGLIRTSYFLVASTGSFFVGVLADAGYFDGAMLVLGGLLAVVAAIFAFLPELR, encoded by the coding sequence GTGGTCGCGCCGCTGCAGGGCGACGGCCGCGGGTGGGCGCTGGTCGCCATCGCGCTGGGGTGGCTGCTGATTCTCGGGACCCGAATCACGATTCCGGTGCTGCTGCCGGGCATCAAGGCGACGTTCCGCATCGACAACGCGACCGCCGGCGTCACCGTCACGGTCATCTGGGCGGTGTACGGGCTGTCGCAGTTCCCGGCCGGCCTGCTGAGCGACCGCGTGGGCGACCGGACGGTGCTGGTCGCCAGCCTGGCGGTGATGACCGTGAGCATCGTCGCGCTCGCGGCCGCGCCGCTGTTCGCGGTCTTCCTCGTGACCGCCGCACTCGTCGGCGTCGGCAACGGGCTATTTGGCCCCACGCGCGGGACGCTGCTCTCGTCGCTCTACCCCGACAACGACAGCACGGCCATCGGCGTCACGCTCGCGGTCGGGAGCCTGGGTGCCGCGGCGCTGCCGGTCGTCGCCGGCGCGGCCACGACCCGGTTCGGGTGGCGCGCGACCATCGCGGGCGCGGCGCCGCTGCTCCTCGCGACGACGGTGCTGGCCTGGCGCGTCGTCCCGTCGACGACCCCCGCCGACGCTGCCGGCGCGTCGGTCCGCGGTCGGCTCCGCGGCCTGGGGTCGGCGGTCGGCAGCCGGTCCGTCCTGCTCGGCGTCGGCGGAAAGACCGTTCGCGTGTTCGTCTACCAGGGCCTCACCGCGTTCCTCCCGACGTACCTCATCACGGTCAAGGGGCTCGACGGCGTGACCGCCAGCGCGCTGTTCTCGCTGCTGTTCGTGAGCGGCGCGGTCGCGCAGGTCGCCGGCGGCCGGGCGGTCACCCGCTTCGGGAACCGGACCGTCCTGGTCGCGCTCGCCGGCGTCGGAGTCCCGCCGCTGCTCGCGCTGCCGTACGTCTCCGGGCCGCTCCCCATCGCCGCCGTCGTCGCCCTCGCCGGCGTCCAGCTCGGCATCGCGCCGGTGACCAACACCTACATCATCAACGCCCTCCCGCCCGAGGACCGCAACGGAGCCTGGGGGCTCATCCGGACCAGCTACTTCCTCGTCGCGTCGACCGGGTCGTTCTTCGTCGGCGTGCTCGCGGACGCCGGCTACTTCGACGGCGCGATGCTGGTGCTGGGCGGCCTGCTCGCCGTCGTCGCGGCCATCTTCGCCTTCCTCCCGGAGCTGCGGTGA
- a CDS encoding 3-hydroxyacyl-CoA dehydrogenase family protein, with product MSDLCEVSIVGAGAMGHGLAVQCAVCDRDVTLVDHRRANLDRARGQVRDAVAFLHDEGLTDRVPDSVLDRIEFTLDRDEGVESADVVLETISEDLAAKRDLFADLAEAAPADAVLASNTSSIPITDIAEGAPDHADRIAGCHWWYPPYLLTPVEVVRGEATADGTVERLRSFVEAVDRDPILVERDAPGFVWNRVQFAVVRECLHIVEQGIASVDDVNRAIRDGYATRTAAIGPFETMDIAGLDLFETIAEDLYPDLATDESPQAELRDRVDEGRTGIDAGAGFYEYDDAPGEVTRRRDETVAAIRRALEERAD from the coding sequence ATGAGCGACCTGTGCGAGGTATCGATCGTCGGCGCCGGCGCGATGGGTCACGGGCTGGCCGTGCAGTGTGCGGTGTGCGACCGGGACGTGACGCTCGTCGACCACAGACGGGCGAATCTCGACCGCGCCCGCGGGCAGGTCCGGGACGCGGTCGCGTTCCTGCACGACGAAGGGCTCACCGACCGAGTGCCCGACAGCGTCCTCGACCGTATCGAGTTCACGCTCGACCGGGACGAGGGCGTCGAATCGGCCGACGTCGTTCTGGAGACGATATCCGAGGACCTGGCCGCGAAGCGCGACCTCTTCGCGGACCTCGCCGAAGCCGCCCCGGCGGACGCGGTGCTCGCCTCCAACACGTCGAGCATCCCCATCACCGACATCGCCGAAGGCGCGCCCGACCACGCCGACCGCATCGCCGGCTGTCACTGGTGGTACCCGCCGTACCTTCTGACGCCCGTCGAGGTCGTCAGGGGCGAGGCGACCGCCGACGGGACCGTCGAGCGACTCCGGTCGTTCGTGGAGGCGGTCGACCGCGACCCGATTCTGGTCGAGCGCGACGCCCCGGGGTTCGTCTGGAACCGCGTCCAGTTCGCCGTCGTCCGGGAGTGCCTCCACATTGTCGAGCAGGGCATCGCCTCGGTCGACGACGTGAACCGGGCGATACGGGACGGGTACGCGACCCGGACGGCCGCCATCGGCCCGTTCGAGACGATGGACATCGCGGGGCTGGACCTGTTCGAAACCATCGCCGAAGACCTCTATCCCGACCTCGCGACCGACGAGTCGCCCCAGGCGGAACTCCGGGACCGCGTCGACGAGGGCCGGACCGGCATCGACGCCGGCGCCGGGTTCTACGAGTACGACGACGCGCCAGGGGAGGTCACCCGCCGGCGCGACGAGACCGTCGCGGCGATTCGGCGAGCGCTCGAGGAACGCGCGGACTGA
- a CDS encoding ribonuclease HI family protein has product MTDDRLPAEHLSPLAALVDEVLAGVGYEMPAATDAIDDAVPGYGGLFDPATTSDELRRALESLRGSGLTRPPVSEPTSDTFVLYVDGSSRGNPGPAGAGAVIMDASEDQLARLGRPVGSRTGNNTAEYVALQLGLSELLARYEPRMLEVRIDSMTVIRDVWGGDDPTEPGVETYSEAVTAALSSIPDHRYTHLADSDPNPADALATVGADIAAFGPG; this is encoded by the coding sequence GTGACCGACGACCGCCTCCCGGCCGAACACCTCTCGCCGCTCGCCGCGCTCGTCGACGAGGTACTCGCGGGGGTCGGCTACGAGATGCCCGCCGCCACCGACGCTATCGACGACGCTGTCCCCGGCTACGGCGGTCTCTTCGACCCCGCGACCACCTCCGACGAGTTGCGTCGCGCGCTCGAAAGCCTGCGGGGGTCGGGACTCACACGGCCACCCGTTTCCGAGCCGACGAGCGACACCTTCGTCCTCTACGTCGACGGCAGCTCACGCGGCAACCCCGGCCCCGCAGGCGCGGGCGCTGTCATCATGGACGCTTCGGAGGATCAACTCGCCCGTCTCGGCCGGCCCGTCGGCTCCCGGACGGGGAACAACACCGCCGAGTACGTCGCCCTCCAGCTCGGGCTTTCGGAACTGTTGGCTCGCTACGAACCTCGCATGCTGGAGGTGCGCATCGATTCGATGACGGTCATCCGAGACGTCTGGGGCGGCGACGACCCGACGGAACCGGGCGTCGAGACGTACAGCGAGGCCGTCACGGCGGCGCTGTCGAGCATCCCGGACCACCGGTACACGCATCTGGCCGACAGCGACCCGAACCCCGCCGACGCACTGGCGACGGTGGGCGCCGATATCGCGGCCTTCGGACCTGGCTAG
- a CDS encoding VOC family protein, with product MDVIHTAIWVSDLDEAREFFVDAVGLSENWSFTLDGVENVYVGGEHGEIQLRHDPDRPDPEPDRSTVDHIAVSVDDVDAECERIVDETGCDVVEGPMTVDDADARVAFLEGPDGYVLELVEDLA from the coding sequence ATGGACGTCATCCACACGGCCATCTGGGTATCGGACCTGGACGAGGCCCGCGAGTTCTTCGTCGACGCGGTTGGCCTCTCGGAGAACTGGTCGTTCACCCTCGACGGCGTCGAGAACGTCTACGTCGGCGGCGAGCACGGCGAGATACAGCTCCGCCACGACCCCGACCGCCCGGACCCGGAGCCCGACCGGTCGACCGTCGACCACATCGCGGTCTCGGTCGACGACGTCGACGCCGAGTGCGAGCGCATCGTCGACGAGACCGGGTGCGACGTGGTCGAGGGGCCGATGACCGTCGACGACGCGGATGCCCGGGTCGCGTTCCTGGAGGGTCCCGACGGGTACGTGCTCGAACTGGTCGAGGACCTCGCGTGA
- a CDS encoding glutaredoxin family protein, translating to MTFDPTDQGLDADEARDRVDEAIAENEVVLFMKGDARMPQCGYSKRALGLVRTYRDDVETVDALQNLDAFREALEAHSGWETIPQTFVDGEFVGGSDVLAELDERGELAETLNADPAEGATERAGGDDAGVDAPF from the coding sequence ATGACCTTCGACCCGACCGACCAGGGGCTGGACGCCGACGAAGCGCGCGACCGCGTCGACGAGGCCATCGCGGAGAACGAGGTCGTCCTCTTCATGAAGGGGGACGCGCGGATGCCCCAGTGCGGCTACTCGAAGCGCGCGCTCGGTCTCGTCCGGACGTACCGGGACGACGTCGAGACGGTCGACGCGCTGCAGAACCTCGACGCCTTCCGGGAGGCGCTCGAAGCCCACAGCGGGTGGGAGACCATCCCCCAGACGTTCGTCGACGGCGAGTTCGTCGGCGGCAGCGACGTGCTGGCCGAACTCGACGAGCGCGGCGAGCTCGCGGAGACGCTGAACGCCGACCCCGCCGAGGGTGCCACGGAGCGGGCCGGCGGGGACGACGCCGGCGTCGACGCCCCCTTCTGA
- a CDS encoding VOC family protein, whose product MDLIHVNVNVADAEETIAFYEQLGFEETWEFETADGETRNRYIAADNGVELQLSDTDGETDFEPGSAWDHLAIGVDDVDRVFEEIDHYGVDEEPTDHPEAGARVAFVRDPDGRRVELVESLE is encoded by the coding sequence ATGGATCTCATCCACGTGAACGTCAACGTGGCGGACGCCGAGGAGACGATAGCCTTCTACGAGCAGCTCGGCTTCGAGGAGACCTGGGAGTTCGAGACCGCCGACGGCGAAACCCGCAATCGGTACATCGCCGCGGACAACGGCGTCGAGCTCCAGCTCTCGGACACCGACGGCGAGACCGACTTCGAGCCCGGCTCGGCGTGGGACCACCTCGCCATCGGCGTCGACGACGTCGACCGGGTCTTCGAGGAGATCGACCACTACGGGGTCGACGAGGAGCCCACTGATCATCCGGAGGCGGGCGCCCGCGTGGCGTTCGTCCGCGACCCCGACGGTCGGCGGGTCGAACTCGTCGAGTCGCTGGAGTGA
- a CDS encoding VOC family protein produces the protein MQQLQTHHVGVVVSDLDEAVSFYRDALGLSVTDEFTLAEDGIGTAIGVDGATGDFVHLDAGGDEGDGTRIELIEYDPAGEDCIADAINQVGAKHVGFAVDDIGEFYENLPDEVEPISDPQAIEIDTSILFFRDPEGNFVEVVEV, from the coding sequence ATGCAGCAACTCCAGACCCACCACGTCGGCGTGGTCGTGAGCGACCTCGACGAAGCGGTCTCGTTCTATCGGGACGCGCTCGGCCTCTCTGTGACCGACGAGTTCACGCTCGCCGAGGACGGCATCGGGACCGCAATCGGCGTCGACGGGGCGACCGGGGACTTCGTCCACCTCGACGCGGGCGGTGACGAGGGTGACGGTACCCGAATCGAACTGATCGAGTACGACCCCGCCGGCGAGGACTGCATTGCGGACGCGATAAATCAGGTCGGCGCGAAGCACGTGGGTTTCGCCGTCGACGACATCGGCGAGTTCTACGAGAATCTCCCCGACGAGGTCGAACCCATCAGCGACCCGCAGGCGATCGAGATCGACACTTCGATCCTGTTCTTCCGGGACCCGGAAGGCAACTTCGTCGAGGTCGTCGAGGTGTAG
- a CDS encoding ubiquitin-like small modifier protein 1, translating into MDRALFERVLVLVAVQVTAYGPLRSATGGKTVEFEFDGGTVRDALAVLVEEYPRAKSQLYDDEDRLRTSVRLSVNGERVDPDDECPAGAELTVFPAVQGGRWRRQKSRSRR; encoded by the coding sequence ATGGACCGAGCGCTTTTCGAGCGCGTCCTCGTACTGGTAGCCGTGCAGGTCACCGCGTACGGACCGCTTCGGAGCGCCACGGGCGGGAAGACGGTCGAGTTCGAATTCGACGGCGGCACGGTGCGGGACGCGCTCGCCGTCCTCGTCGAGGAGTACCCGCGGGCCAAATCACAGCTCTACGACGACGAAGACCGGCTCCGGACCAGCGTCCGCCTGTCCGTGAACGGCGAGCGCGTCGACCCGGACGACGAGTGCCCGGCGGGCGCCGAGCTGACAGTGTTCCCGGCAGTCCAGGGCGGTAGATGGCGTCGCCAGAAAAGCCGCAGTCGGCGTTAG
- a CDS encoding acetamidase/formamidase family protein, with amino-acid sequence MAQQEVQQELSVDRYTLGLVGPDQEWAGTVADGGTIRTHTPPACWGPMITPEFRGGHEVTRPIRVENAEVGDAIALKIEDIEVTSVATSTGSMAEREGAFGDDPFVDHRCPECGTEWPESVVEGTGEESIKCAECGANASSFGFEYGYTVAFDDDRSVGLTVGESGADDLANRADEAMALPENSRQHPILLYKPSEMPGTLGHLRPFIGNIGTTPPVELPDSHNAGDFGQFLIGAEHDWGLESEDELAQRTDGHMDINAVREGAVLVCPVKVDGGGVYVGDMHANQGDGELSLHTTDVSGRAEFEVEVIKDLDIDGPLLLPNEEDLPHIAKPHTDEERERGERLAEQYDVDGVDELGPLQVVGSGATINDATDNAFDRAGTLLDMTEGEVRARCTFTGGVEIGRLPGVVQLSMLAPMDRLEERGLDHLVREQYGL; translated from the coding sequence ATGGCACAGCAAGAAGTCCAGCAAGAGCTGTCGGTCGACCGGTACACGCTCGGCCTCGTCGGCCCGGACCAGGAGTGGGCGGGCACCGTCGCCGACGGCGGCACCATCAGGACCCACACCCCGCCCGCGTGCTGGGGCCCGATGATTACGCCCGAATTCAGGGGCGGCCACGAGGTGACCCGGCCCATCCGCGTCGAGAACGCCGAGGTCGGCGACGCCATCGCGCTGAAAATCGAGGACATCGAGGTGACGAGCGTCGCGACCAGCACCGGGAGCATGGCCGAGCGCGAGGGCGCGTTCGGCGACGACCCCTTCGTCGACCACCGGTGCCCGGAGTGCGGGACCGAGTGGCCCGAGAGCGTCGTCGAGGGGACCGGCGAGGAGTCGATCAAGTGCGCCGAGTGCGGCGCGAACGCCTCCTCGTTCGGGTTCGAGTACGGCTACACCGTCGCCTTCGACGACGACCGGAGCGTCGGGCTGACCGTCGGCGAAAGCGGCGCCGACGACCTGGCGAACCGCGCCGACGAGGCGATGGCGCTCCCCGAGAACTCCCGCCAGCACCCCATCCTACTCTACAAGCCCTCGGAGATGCCTGGCACGCTCGGCCACCTCCGGCCGTTCATCGGCAACATCGGGACGACTCCGCCGGTCGAACTGCCCGACTCGCACAACGCCGGGGACTTCGGGCAGTTCCTCATCGGCGCCGAGCACGACTGGGGCCTCGAAAGCGAGGACGAGCTCGCCCAGCGCACCGACGGCCACATGGACATCAACGCGGTCCGCGAGGGCGCGGTGCTGGTCTGCCCGGTCAAGGTCGACGGCGGCGGCGTCTACGTCGGCGACATGCACGCCAACCAGGGCGACGGCGAGCTCTCGCTGCACACCACCGACGTGAGCGGGCGCGCAGAATTCGAAGTGGAGGTCATCAAGGATCTCGACATCGACGGCCCGCTGCTGCTGCCGAACGAGGAGGACCTCCCGCACATCGCCAAACCTCACACCGACGAGGAGCGCGAGCGCGGCGAACGGCTCGCCGAGCAGTATGACGTCGACGGCGTCGACGAGCTCGGCCCGCTCCAGGTCGTCGGCAGCGGCGCGACCATCAACGACGCTACCGACAACGCCTTCGACCGCGCGGGCACGCTCCTCGACATGACCGAGGGCGAGGTCCGCGCCCGCTGCACCTTCACCGGCGGCGTCGAGATCGGCCGGCTCCCGGGCGTGGTCCAGCTCTCGATGCTGGCGCCGATGGACCGGCTGGAGGAGCGCGGCCTCGACCACCTCGTCCGCGAGCAGTACGGCCTCTAA